A stretch of DNA from Nitrospira sp. KM1:
ACCACGCCGACTTCGGCTTCGCCATTGGCTACGAGATCCAGTACAGCGCGTGAATGTTGACCATACACGTATTGTGATTTGAGCTGCGCATCGAGCTTGGAATGTTTGAGAAATTGCAACGCCACTTTTCCGACTGATGAGGTCTTGGGATCTCCGATGGCAATGCGGCGGACCGGCACCGTGTGCAGATCTTGGACGGATCTGACTGGTGCGGGAAGCGCGGTCGCGGTAATGAGGACGAGTGACGTAGCCGCGTAGCTCCGTTTTGTCCCCTCGAGCACGAGATGTTTTTGTTCCAGCTGGTCGATTTCCTCAAAGAGCGACGGCAGATAGACATCGACCGGCGCGCCTTCCTCGATCTGCTTGCGCAAAGTTTGGGAAGGGCCGTAGATGACTTTGACCGTTATTTCTTTATGCTGTGCCTCGAAAAGAGGCAGCAGTTTGCGGAAGGCGTCCCGCAGGCTGTTCGCGGCGGCGATCGTCAGAGGTTCCGGTTGGGCATGGACCACAGATGTCGTGACCAGTTGCATGGCCACACCGGTCAAGATGACCAAGCTGGTAAAGATTCGTTGTAAGCGCGTCATGGTATTCCTCTTAGGAGTAAAAGGTTTACATTGCTAGAAGAAGAATTGATATTGCACGTTGAAGCGATTCTCGATCAAGTCACGGCCGAACCCCGCCTTGGTTTCAAACGGATATCGGTCGGGCGCGCGTCCCCCGCTTCCCATCGTGATATTGGAGTAGTCAATGACCAGCCGATTGTTGTACGTGCCATCGAAGCTGTAGTTGATGGCTGCACCGAACTCTTTGAGCAGGTCGTCCTTTTGTTTTGTCGATGGATCCAAGACGCCATATCGAACTGCGAGTTCCAGCTTTCTGGGGATCACGTATTTGCCGGCCTGAACGTAAAATCCCCATGCCTGACCCAGACTAACCGGAGGTCCGACGGCCAGAGGACTCGTCGGAATGGTACCAAGATCGAACACCTGGGTACCGCTGTCGGCATTTCGTACGCGTTGGTGCCGATAATAGCCTTCAGCCTGGAGAGACCATCCCCGATATTTTCCGATAAAGTCCGTTTCGTATGTCTGGAAATCGTAGATGCCTCCGCCGAGTAGCCGCCCATTGAAAGCTTTGGTCACGCGCTGACGGAAGGCACGTTCGACGATATCGGACCGTATCGAGCTCAAATAGTTTTGCCCGGGGTCGTATGCGTAGCCGAAGGCGATCGCAGCTTGGGGAGTCCGCGAATTGAGAATGTCGCCTTGCCCGTAGCCTGGATTGCCGGCGATTTTATA
This window harbors:
- the modA gene encoding molybdate ABC transporter substrate-binding protein, coding for MTRLQRIFTSLVILTGVAMQLVTTSVVHAQPEPLTIAAANSLRDAFRKLLPLFEAQHKEITVKVIYGPSQTLRKQIEEGAPVDVYLPSLFEEIDQLEQKHLVLEGTKRSYAATSLVLITATALPAPVRSVQDLHTVPVRRIAIGDPKTSSVGKVALQFLKHSKLDAQLKSQYVYGQHSRAVLDLVANGEAEVGVVYQTDAVGHSNVRILDTASPDSHNPVRYGVATAWTAKNISGAKDFTEFLLSPEVQEQLKQFGFNQSSSDVSLAQRKEVKP